In the Chroococcidiopsis sp. SAG 2025 genome, one interval contains:
- the cbiQ gene encoding cobalt ECF transporter T component CbiQ, whose protein sequence is MTLLHIGAFQLDIDSHKNTVWHALAPRTRILCVLLMVFAIVLTPNGRWWTWGIYGIAVISLLFLTRITLPVLLKRIAVELSFVSVVLLGTLFRDGGEVIWTWGFLRITTTGLTVLGSVTLKALLSLMMLNLLTLTTSVPALLNGLLELRTPPLLVATIASMYRYLGVMIGEFNAMRRAAACRNLMTNRYWQRLVIGNTIGSLFIRTYDRGERIHHAMLSRGYRGAFPVEKIPSAGRRDIVALALTLIVMLAGQSIYLFRK, encoded by the coding sequence ATGACGCTATTACATATTGGGGCATTTCAGCTAGATATTGATAGCCACAAAAATACTGTTTGGCACGCCCTTGCACCACGCACTCGCATTTTGTGTGTTTTACTGATGGTTTTTGCCATTGTCTTGACTCCCAACGGACGCTGGTGGACGTGGGGAATTTACGGCATAGCCGTTATTAGCTTATTATTCCTCACTCGCATTACTTTACCCGTACTGCTCAAACGCATAGCCGTGGAATTGTCCTTTGTAAGTGTAGTTTTACTCGGGACTTTGTTTCGGGATGGAGGCGAAGTTATTTGGACATGGGGATTTTTACGAATCACCACTACAGGATTAACTGTATTGGGTAGCGTCACGCTGAAGGCATTGCTATCGCTCATGATGTTAAATTTACTGACTTTAACGACATCAGTGCCAGCTTTATTAAATGGTTTATTAGAGTTGCGTACTCCACCTTTACTCGTCGCAACTATTGCTTCTATGTATCGCTATTTGGGTGTAATGATAGGTGAATTCAACGCGATGCGACGAGCAGCAGCCTGTCGTAACTTAATGACTAATAGATACTGGCAGCGATTAGTTATTGGAAATACGATTGGTTCTCTATTCATTCGTACTTACGATCGCGGCGAACGAATTCATCATGCTATGTTATCGCGCGGTTATCGGGGAGCATTTCCAGTTGAAAAAATCCCCTCAGCAGGAAGACGCGACATTGTCGCTTTAGCGCTAACTTTAATTGTGATGCTAGCAGGACAAAGCATTTATTTATTTAGAAAGTAG
- a CDS encoding tetratricopeptide repeat protein, with protein sequence MNLLTANSTVWGKLSVRTLKRILPIDKFMQVIVLLALLLGILLATFVFGIVTKNFLLSLVAFPSIYFYIAAVLKEWRYIPLRERSFYLCKLKRYQEAIAACDRFLGRLPGYGFTWFNRGLLLFELKRYREAIASYDKALDCARDYYKGFPYRVWYHRGLALHRLGRYKQAIANYDESLKYTKTYHRNLRYQVWYHRGLALQELGLYREAISSYDRAMQYMHRYKRGWQQNGANEVEIAEPQDFWYSLDNFWCDCLDKLQSVRLRYEQAIASHNPGSKYKPDFGDAFYNRACCFAAAGDTDLALANLQQAICLNPSEYREKAKADAGWDELRRDRQFQRLVIG encoded by the coding sequence GTGAACCTACTGACGGCAAATTCTACAGTATGGGGAAAGCTATCTGTCAGAACTCTTAAAAGAATTTTGCCGATCGATAAGTTTATGCAAGTTATAGTTCTGCTAGCCTTACTCCTGGGCATACTTCTAGCAACATTCGTATTTGGCATTGTGACGAAAAATTTTCTGCTATCCCTCGTTGCATTTCCATCGATCTATTTCTATATAGCGGCTGTACTAAAAGAATGGCGATATATTCCTTTACGAGAGCGCAGCTTTTATCTATGTAAATTAAAACGCTATCAAGAAGCGATCGCGGCTTGCGATCGCTTTCTCGGACGTTTGCCTGGATATGGTTTTACTTGGTTTAACCGAGGTTTATTATTATTTGAGTTAAAACGCTATCGAGAGGCGATCGCGAGTTACGATAAAGCTTTAGATTGTGCTAGAGATTACTACAAAGGATTTCCCTATCGAGTCTGGTATCATCGAGGTTTGGCATTACATCGCTTAGGGCGTTATAAACAAGCGATCGCCAATTACGACGAATCGCTCAAATATACAAAAACATATCATCGTAATTTACGCTATCAGGTTTGGTATCATCGAGGTCTGGCGTTGCAAGAATTGGGATTGTACAGAGAAGCAATTTCTAGCTACGACCGAGCAATGCAGTATATGCACCGATACAAACGGGGTTGGCAACAAAACGGAGCAAATGAGGTTGAGATTGCCGAGCCGCAGGACTTCTGGTATTCTCTAGATAACTTTTGGTGTGACTGCTTAGATAAGTTACAGTCCGTCCGCCTGCGCTACGAACAGGCGATCGCCAGCCATAATCCAGGCTCTAAATACAAGCCAGACTTCGGCGATGCTTTCTACAATCGTGCTTGCTGTTTTGCAGCCGCAGGAGATACTGATTTGGCTTTGGCGAACTTGCAACAAGCGATCTGTCTCAATCCCAGCGAGTACAGGGAAAAAGCCAAGGCTGATGCGGGATGGGATGAGTTGCGGCGCGATCGACAGTTTCAGAGGTTGGTTATTGGTTGA
- a CDS encoding PDGLE domain-containing protein has protein sequence MSNNLTRSRNRAFAIAGLGIALIVAVFLSPFASQDPDGLDRVSQDLKFEDKAAEDAPASKLPFYSIFDEYALRGVPEGIATPIAGLVGTLATFGLAWGIGKIVVRGESSSSEEGER, from the coding sequence ATGAGTAATAATTTGACGCGATCGCGTAACCGTGCTTTTGCGATCGCTGGATTGGGAATTGCCCTCATCGTTGCCGTTTTCCTCTCTCCCTTTGCCAGCCAAGATCCCGACGGCTTAGACAGAGTTTCCCAAGACCTTAAATTTGAAGACAAAGCCGCAGAGGATGCCCCAGCTAGCAAGTTACCTTTTTACTCCATTTTTGATGAATATGCCCTGCGAGGAGTTCCTGAAGGAATAGCAACCCCCATAGCTGGTTTAGTCGGTACGCTAGCTACTTTCGGCTTAGCCTGGGGAATCGGGAAAATAGTTGTCCGTGGTGAGTCTAGCTCCTCCGAGGAAGGCGAGCGGTAA
- a CDS encoding FTR1 family protein, which produces MNFSAALPTFVITLREGVEAALVVGIVLALLKKAKQSKLNSWVYAGVGVGIAASALVGLLFSAIIQVLGSINPEYTPVVEPLMEGVFSVIAIAMLSWMLIWMTRQAQFLKAEVEGTVTAALKQDNGAGWGVFSLIFIAVLREGFETVLFIAANFQQGFFPAIGAIGGLLTAIAIGVLLFKWGVKINIRLFFQIMGVLLLLIVAGLVVSALAHFDTAVATLAKLDRQSESLCFYYERFTRNPSCILGPRVWNTSKILPDEQFPGVILKALFGYRDDLFLVQAISYVAFLVTVGGIYFRSLGTGVSKPKSEAVTTHQSISSGSKET; this is translated from the coding sequence ATGAATTTTAGTGCCGCTCTACCTACTTTTGTCATTACTCTGCGGGAGGGAGTAGAAGCAGCCCTCGTCGTGGGGATCGTTTTGGCTCTACTCAAGAAAGCCAAACAGAGCAAACTCAACTCCTGGGTTTATGCTGGTGTTGGAGTTGGAATCGCCGCGAGTGCATTGGTGGGGTTGTTATTCAGCGCCATCATTCAAGTTCTAGGTTCAATAAATCCTGAATATACTCCAGTGGTAGAGCCACTGATGGAAGGAGTCTTCAGCGTTATCGCGATCGCTATGCTTAGTTGGATGCTGATTTGGATGACTCGTCAGGCGCAGTTTTTGAAGGCGGAAGTGGAAGGGACGGTGACGGCGGCGCTCAAACAAGACAATGGTGCGGGTTGGGGCGTTTTTAGCTTAATTTTCATTGCCGTACTGCGAGAAGGCTTTGAAACTGTCTTATTCATTGCTGCCAATTTTCAACAAGGTTTTTTTCCGGCAATTGGGGCAATTGGTGGTTTATTGACGGCGATCGCGATCGGAGTTTTGTTATTTAAGTGGGGCGTAAAAATCAATATTCGCCTATTTTTTCAAATCATGGGCGTTCTGTTATTGCTGATTGTGGCAGGGTTAGTTGTTTCTGCACTGGCACATTTTGATACTGCTGTTGCTACTCTTGCCAAATTAGATCGACAGTCAGAAAGTCTGTGTTTTTATTACGAACGCTTCACCCGCAATCCCTCGTGTATTTTGGGACCAAGAGTATGGAATACCTCGAAAATTTTACCAGACGAGCAATTCCCTGGCGTAATTTTAAAAGCTTTATTTGGCTATCGAGATGACCTATTTTTAGTCCAGGCAATATCTTATGTAGCGTTTTTAGTGACTGTAGGTGGGATTTATTTCCGCAGTTTAGGCACGGGTGTAAGTAAGCCAAAATCAGAGGCTGTTACAACTCATCAGTCTATTAGTTCTGGTAGCAAGGAAACTTAA
- a CDS encoding bacterioferritin encodes MRELDQKKTIELLNSIMEFELAGVVRYTHYSLMVTGPNRIPIVEFFKLQATESLTHAQQVGEILTGLEGHPSLRIAPMEETYQHTVRDILEESLSHERKALDLYKKLLDTVEDASVYLEEFARTMIGTEELHNIEIKKMLRDYSGSTV; translated from the coding sequence ATGCGAGAACTCGACCAAAAAAAGACAATCGAACTGCTAAACTCCATCATGGAGTTTGAACTGGCGGGGGTAGTACGCTATACCCACTACTCTCTCATGGTGACTGGTCCCAACCGGATTCCAATTGTCGAGTTTTTCAAACTGCAAGCTACCGAGTCGCTCACCCATGCTCAGCAAGTAGGAGAAATTTTAACTGGTTTGGAAGGACATCCCAGCCTGAGAATTGCTCCGATGGAGGAAACCTACCAGCATACGGTACGGGATATTTTGGAAGAAAGTCTGTCTCACGAACGGAAAGCGCTAGATTTATATAAAAAACTGCTCGATACTGTAGAAGATGCCAGCGTTTATCTAGAAGAATTTGCCCGTACCATGATTGGAACGGAAGAACTGCACAACATTGAAATTAAAAAGATGCTACGCGATTACAGCGGTAGTACTGTGTAG
- a CDS encoding glycoside hydrolase family 10 protein has product MRRKFFAPLAIALFSLAVILCCSSVTLIASPTPPKPNSNSAEIRGVWLTNIDSDVLFKRDRLSQAIQTLHQLNFNTIYPTIWNWGYTLYPSSVAANTIGRSLDPTPGLQGRDILQEIVEQGHQQITPQGDRQRMGVIPWFEFGFMAPADSQLAKRYPQWLTRRRNHKEIWLEGKHKRVWLNPFHPEVQQFIQNLILEVVTKYDIDGIQFDDHFGLPSEFGYDPFTVNLYQQEHQGKKPPSDPQDSEWLHWRADKITAFLKQVFQAVKQQKPNCVISIAPNPQRVSYDLFLADWAEWDRQGLVEELVLQVYRNDLKVFLSELQYPEVQAARKHIPVGIGILSGLKGKYVPWGQIQNQVQVTRRHNFAGVSFFFYETLWNLAKESPKKRQLGFQKLFPLPGNRPNILLGWQPENLARDAS; this is encoded by the coding sequence ATGCGCCGGAAATTTTTTGCTCCCCTAGCGATCGCCCTGTTCAGCCTAGCTGTTATCCTATGCTGCTCTTCTGTAACTCTCATCGCCTCGCCAACTCCTCCCAAACCCAATTCAAACTCTGCCGAAATTAGGGGAGTATGGCTGACGAATATTGATAGTGACGTATTATTTAAACGCGATCGCCTCAGTCAAGCAATCCAAACCTTACATCAACTGAATTTTAATACTATCTATCCGACGATTTGGAACTGGGGCTACACTTTGTATCCTAGCTCAGTTGCTGCAAACACCATCGGGCGATCGCTCGATCCCACGCCTGGATTACAAGGACGAGATATCTTACAAGAAATTGTCGAGCAAGGACATCAACAAATTACTCCGCAGGGCGATCGACAACGCATGGGAGTCATTCCCTGGTTTGAATTTGGTTTTATGGCTCCTGCTGATTCCCAATTAGCGAAACGTTACCCTCAGTGGCTAACTCGTAGGCGTAATCACAAAGAAATTTGGCTAGAAGGTAAACATAAACGAGTCTGGCTCAATCCTTTTCATCCTGAAGTACAGCAGTTTATTCAAAATTTAATTTTAGAAGTCGTTACGAAATACGATATAGACGGAATTCAATTTGACGACCATTTCGGTTTACCTTCAGAATTTGGTTACGATCCATTTACCGTGAATTTATATCAACAAGAACATCAGGGGAAAAAGCCACCTAGCGATCCCCAAGATTCCGAATGGCTGCACTGGCGAGCTGATAAAATTACGGCTTTTTTGAAACAGGTATTTCAAGCAGTCAAGCAACAGAAACCGAATTGCGTAATTTCAATTGCTCCCAATCCTCAAAGAGTTTCCTACGACCTTTTTCTTGCAGATTGGGCAGAGTGGGACAGACAGGGATTGGTTGAAGAATTAGTTTTGCAAGTCTATCGCAACGATCTCAAAGTATTTCTGAGCGAATTACAATACCCAGAAGTGCAAGCAGCACGAAAACACATTCCAGTAGGAATTGGAATTTTATCAGGTTTAAAAGGTAAATACGTTCCCTGGGGGCAAATTCAAAATCAAGTTCAAGTTACTCGCAGGCATAACTTTGCAGGAGTTTCTTTCTTTTTCTATGAAACTTTGTGGAATTTAGCCAAAGAGTCCCCGAAAAAACGTCAATTGGGATTTCAAAAACTATTTCCTCTTCCTGGAAATAGACCAAATATTTTATTAGGTTGGCAACCAGAAAATCTTGCTAGAGATGCTTCGTAA
- a CDS encoding helix-hairpin-helix domain-containing protein, translating into MLQKLPNGRRVAQEKDSWFLGFDRRLRAIARFLLLSISAAMLAIVVSCTQQTPDTTNNPSPAPATNTSASAPNHQQHGGKEQININTTILSELDKFEAMLGVPALSNKIQASRPYANPEELVSKNVVTQEQFDKIKDMVTVEDVVLTGEAKDVDYMSKLGLMKGHLIVAKELLDKQLPKQAEPHIGHPVEEIYVDVEDQLNERNVKEFKTTLIGLQDLIKAQPKSDKVQADFSASMQAVDDAIAALPENERSSAAFNLQVINELLDAANSEYGAAIANGKISDAIEYQDSRGFVIYANNLYQKIADQMAKENPEAHKTIDTSLKDLAKAWPSAVPPAKPVNTPEEVTQLVKAIEQNSQQVISKSNPSV; encoded by the coding sequence ATGTTGCAGAAATTACCAAACGGGCGGAGAGTGGCACAAGAAAAAGATTCTTGGTTTCTAGGCTTCGATCGCAGACTTAGAGCGATCGCGCGGTTCTTGTTACTCAGTATCAGCGCCGCAATGTTGGCGATCGTCGTTAGCTGCACTCAACAAACACCAGATACCACTAATAACCCCTCTCCAGCCCCTGCAACGAATACAAGCGCCTCTGCACCCAATCATCAACAACACGGTGGAAAAGAGCAAATTAACATCAACACTACCATCCTTTCAGAATTAGATAAATTTGAAGCCATGTTGGGCGTACCTGCCTTGTCTAATAAAATTCAAGCCAGCCGCCCCTACGCTAACCCCGAAGAACTCGTCTCTAAAAATGTCGTCACTCAAGAGCAATTCGACAAAATTAAGGACATGGTGACAGTAGAAGATGTGGTGCTGACTGGGGAAGCTAAAGATGTAGACTACATGTCTAAACTCGGCTTGATGAAAGGACATTTAATCGTAGCAAAAGAATTACTCGACAAACAGCTACCGAAGCAAGCAGAACCCCACATCGGACACCCGGTAGAAGAAATCTACGTGGATGTGGAAGATCAGCTCAACGAACGCAACGTAAAAGAATTTAAGACAACTTTGATCGGCTTGCAAGATTTGATTAAAGCTCAGCCCAAGTCCGATAAAGTTCAAGCCGACTTTTCAGCTTCTATGCAAGCGGTAGACGACGCGATCGCGGCATTACCAGAAAACGAGCGTTCCTCTGCCGCATTTAACCTGCAAGTCATCAACGAATTACTCGATGCTGCTAACTCCGAATATGGAGCGGCGATCGCCAATGGTAAAATTTCAGATGCGATTGAGTACCAAGACTCGCGTGGTTTTGTCATCTATGCCAACAACCTTTATCAAAAGATAGCCGACCAAATGGCAAAGGAAAACCCCGAAGCACACAAGACAATAGATACTAGTCTAAAAGACCTTGCCAAAGCTTGGCCCTCTGCCGTTCCACCAGCCAAACCTGTCAATACTCCTGAGGAAGTAACTCAGTTAGTCAAAGCGATCGAGCAAAACTCGCAACAAGTTATTAGTAAATCTAATCCATCAGTATAA
- a CDS encoding multicopper oxidase domain-containing protein, translating to MPNKFFLSKSKTWNRRQLLKWGLTGAGTAGAAAVGLHFASRSHSAARVPPIPPSDPSDDRGLQPMTVLRDFDYGTLKRENGRNIREFRITAQNTTIQLNRAVVFNTWNFNNRIPGPTLRAKQGDFVRVVFLNQGGHSHSMHFHGIHPTEEDGVRPIRHGAATVYEFEAKPYGIHLYHCHAEPVTRHIGKGLYGMFIIDPPQGRPPADEMVLVMGGFDVDEDKHNELYAFNGLPDYYHMHPIPVYQNQLIRLYLLNMIELDPAVTFHIHANFFKVYPTGMTLNPSHESDVITMGTAERHILEFAYPYTGKYMFHPHQDAIAEAGCMGYFDVISQA from the coding sequence ATGCCGAACAAATTTTTTCTAAGCAAATCAAAAACTTGGAACCGCCGCCAATTGTTGAAATGGGGGTTAACAGGTGCAGGAACTGCCGGTGCTGCTGCTGTAGGGCTACACTTTGCATCCCGAAGTCATTCTGCCGCGCGCGTGCCACCCATACCACCTAGCGATCCATCAGACGATCGCGGTTTGCAACCCATGACCGTTCTCCGAGATTTCGACTACGGCACGCTGAAAAGAGAAAACGGCAGAAATATTCGCGAATTTCGGATTACAGCTCAAAACACGACGATTCAACTCAATCGCGCTGTTGTTTTTAACACCTGGAATTTTAACAATCGCATCCCAGGACCAACTTTACGCGCCAAACAAGGCGATTTCGTCCGCGTTGTCTTTCTCAATCAAGGCGGGCATTCTCATTCCATGCACTTTCACGGCATTCATCCTACAGAAGAAGATGGCGTGCGTCCGATTCGGCACGGTGCGGCAACAGTTTACGAATTTGAGGCAAAGCCATATGGCATTCACCTCTACCACTGTCACGCCGAGCCTGTGACCCGTCACATCGGCAAGGGATTGTACGGTATGTTTATCATCGATCCGCCTCAAGGACGACCGCCAGCAGATGAAATGGTTTTAGTTATGGGTGGCTTTGATGTGGATGAAGATAAGCACAACGAGCTGTATGCCTTTAATGGTTTGCCGGATTACTACCACATGCACCCCATACCTGTTTACCAAAATCAGCTCATTCGGCTTTATTTGCTCAACATGATCGAATTAGATCCGGCAGTGACATTTCACATTCACGCTAACTTCTTCAAGGTTTATCCCACGGGCATGACTCTCAACCCCAGCCACGAATCAGATGTCATCACGATGGGGACAGCCGAACGTCACATTTTAGAATTTGCCTACCCCTATACGGGCAAGTATATGTTTCACCCCCATCAAGACGCGATCGCCGAAGCAGGATGCATGGGCTATTTTGACGTAATTAGCCAAGCATAA
- a CDS encoding IS701 family transposase, protein MKDQVPAAMPQCFENWCRRFDDVFSRQKQRQEFRVYLGGLLGESQRKNLSQLVTNTVDGSYNSLRHFLNNAPWDEVKLNNRRLEVMHQCRQTTPSQGFTLIVDDSGHRKSGAATDGVGRQYIGEIGKTDNGIVLLTTYLYDGVRRLPLDVALYQHASLFEQGKADPNFQKKPDLALDLVDQCLKRGYRPGVTVIDAGYGNNTPFLKQLESRNLTYVAAIAKNRQVTAQTSGDESARKQGLEAIAQTLAVEQFTPVQLNLEQPRTVWVALLPVHVPKLEGTRWLAIQLNASSFEQATEVDYFLTNASDNQVSAAWVAQTYSARNWVEVFYREAKGWLGLSEYQVRDALSMKRHWVLVFIAYTFILWHQLTGGFRRRWATKPLQTFAEALEAFRTAVEFRLVRWLNEHVDVFASHRAKFGYIWA, encoded by the coding sequence GTGAAAGATCAAGTACCAGCAGCGATGCCGCAGTGCTTTGAGAACTGGTGTCGTCGGTTTGATGATGTATTTTCGCGTCAGAAGCAGCGGCAGGAATTTCGTGTTTATCTAGGGGGACTGCTGGGTGAGAGTCAGCGCAAAAACCTGAGCCAACTGGTCACAAATACAGTAGATGGCTCCTACAACAGCCTCAGACATTTTCTCAACAATGCCCCTTGGGATGAAGTCAAGCTAAATAATCGGCGGTTGGAGGTGATGCACCAGTGTCGCCAGACGACCCCGAGTCAAGGTTTCACATTGATTGTAGATGATTCGGGACATCGCAAAAGTGGTGCGGCTACTGATGGGGTAGGACGGCAGTACATTGGGGAGATTGGCAAGACTGACAATGGTATTGTGCTGCTGACTACCTACTTGTATGATGGAGTGCGACGTCTGCCGTTAGATGTTGCACTCTATCAACACGCAAGTTTATTCGAGCAAGGCAAGGCAGACCCCAACTTCCAGAAAAAACCTGACCTGGCTCTAGACTTGGTTGACCAATGCTTGAAGCGCGGTTATCGACCGGGTGTGACTGTAATTGATGCAGGCTACGGTAATAACACGCCTTTTCTCAAGCAGTTGGAGTCGAGAAACCTAACTTACGTGGCAGCAATCGCCAAAAACCGCCAAGTTACTGCTCAAACATCAGGTGATGAGTCTGCTCGTAAGCAGGGATTAGAAGCTATTGCTCAAACCTTGGCAGTGGAGCAGTTCACACCTGTGCAACTCAATCTGGAGCAGCCCCGGACAGTTTGGGTGGCGCTGTTACCAGTTCACGTTCCGAAGCTCGAAGGCACTCGCTGGCTGGCGATTCAACTCAATGCCTCTAGTTTCGAGCAAGCGACGGAGGTGGATTACTTTCTCACCAATGCCTCTGACAACCAAGTCAGTGCGGCTTGGGTAGCTCAAACATATTCTGCTCGCAACTGGGTGGAGGTCTTCTATCGAGAAGCCAAGGGCTGGTTGGGTTTGAGTGAGTATCAAGTTCGGGATGCTCTGAGTATGAAGCGTCATTGGGTTTTAGTGTTCATCGCTTACACCTTCATCCTTTGGCATCAGTTGACCGGCGGATTCCGCAGACGTTGGGCAACCAAACCCTTACAAACCTTTGCCGAAGCATTGGAGGCATTCCGCACCGCAGTCGAGTTTCGTTTGGTCCGCTGGCTTAATGAGCATGTTGATGTATTTGCCTCTCACAGAGCTAAGTTCGGCTATATTTGGGCTTAG
- a CDS encoding energy-coupling factor ABC transporter ATP-binding protein: MHHNPILVENLSYAYPDGTQALRKVNLAIASGERVALIGANGSGKSTLQLHLNGIILPQEGRVMVGEWVVQPENLQLIRNFVGLVFQNPDDQIFMPTVWEDIAFGPMNLGLRGEELHKRVLQAMAHVNIDPEWYGHRSTENLSGGEKKRIAIAGVLAMQPQILVLDEPSAQLDPRSRRRSIELLKSLPITQLVATHDLDLALDLCDRTVVLSQGQVVYDGTTERVMGDAKFLLEHALEPPLSYSRPYCNLEDAPLRSWGLVGL; this comes from the coding sequence ATGCATCACAACCCGATCCTTGTGGAAAATCTCAGTTATGCCTACCCTGATGGTACGCAGGCACTCAGGAAAGTGAATTTGGCGATCGCCTCTGGCGAACGAGTTGCCTTAATTGGGGCGAATGGTTCGGGAAAATCGACATTACAGTTACACTTAAACGGAATTATTCTGCCTCAAGAAGGGAGGGTGATGGTAGGAGAGTGGGTTGTGCAGCCTGAAAATTTACAATTAATTCGGAATTTTGTCGGGCTAGTATTTCAAAATCCTGACGATCAAATATTTATGCCCACAGTTTGGGAAGATATAGCTTTTGGTCCGATGAATTTGGGTTTGCGGGGAGAAGAATTGCATAAACGAGTTTTGCAAGCGATGGCACATGTAAACATCGATCCAGAATGGTACGGACATCGCAGTACGGAGAACCTCTCAGGAGGAGAGAAAAAAAGAATTGCGATCGCGGGTGTTTTGGCTATGCAACCCCAGATTTTAGTGCTAGACGAACCCTCAGCTCAACTCGATCCTCGTTCTCGCCGCCGATCGATCGAATTGCTCAAATCTCTTCCGATTACTCAACTCGTTGCCACCCACGACTTAGACTTAGCTTTAGATTTGTGCGATCGCACCGTGGTTTTGAGTCAGGGTCAAGTGGTTTACGACGGTACGACCGAACGAGTCATGGGTGATGCCAAATTCTTACTAGAACACGCCCTCGAACCACCACTTAGCTACAGTCGTCCCTACTGTAATTTGGAAGATGCTCCTTTGAGGAGTTGGGGGTTAGTGGGACTTTAA
- a CDS encoding glycosyltransferase: protein MIKKRNLMLFDLSIFGHHAAYIKYLIQYWGDRQLADRLDVVVSPMFLEKHADVVGFVNKYNQNNIQIVAISAAEDAALKSRNSKLKRTWRNFQEWQILCRYAKSLNASECLIMYLDTCQIPLALGFPSPCKLSGIYFKPTFHYSDFSSYVPSRKSSLQQYREKTVIARMLKHPQLKTLFCLDPFVITHLERLNSHVAAVHLPDPVQVNRHVSEIIQPDLLKTKLSIDTNRQILLLFGSFEAERKGVYQTLEAISQLPSNLSAQICLLIVGNAYPPEQAAIRAQIERVQQSQPVQILTQFEYISEDTVQAYFQLADVILAPYQRHIGMSGILLLAAAAQKPVLSSNYGLMGEMVNRYQLGLGVDSTIPSEIAQGLTRFLTDATSLGDRASMKQFAEQNTAEEYAKVIFQHV from the coding sequence ATGATAAAAAAACGCAATTTGATGCTGTTCGACCTTTCTATTTTTGGTCATCATGCAGCATACATCAAATATCTCATACAATATTGGGGCGATCGCCAGTTAGCGGATAGACTCGACGTAGTTGTATCACCAATGTTTCTTGAAAAACACGCTGATGTTGTCGGTTTCGTTAACAAATATAATCAAAATAATATTCAAATAGTAGCGATCTCCGCCGCAGAAGACGCTGCACTGAAATCTCGAAATTCTAAGTTAAAGCGTACTTGGCGCAACTTTCAAGAATGGCAAATACTTTGTCGATATGCTAAATCTTTAAATGCTAGTGAGTGTCTAATTATGTATTTAGATACTTGTCAAATTCCACTAGCTTTAGGATTTCCGTCACCTTGCAAATTATCTGGAATATATTTCAAGCCAACTTTTCACTATAGCGACTTTAGTAGCTACGTACCTTCTAGAAAAAGTTCTCTGCAACAATATCGGGAGAAAACTGTCATAGCACGGATGCTAAAACATCCACAATTGAAGACTCTCTTCTGTCTCGATCCCTTCGTCATCACACATTTGGAGCGATTGAATTCTCATGTAGCAGCCGTACATTTACCAGATCCAGTCCAAGTCAATCGCCATGTTTCTGAAATCATACAGCCAGATCTTCTCAAAACAAAATTAAGCATTGATACTAATCGGCAAATATTGCTTCTGTTTGGTTCGTTTGAAGCCGAACGTAAAGGAGTGTATCAAACGCTGGAAGCGATATCGCAGTTACCATCAAATCTTAGCGCCCAAATCTGCCTCTTAATTGTCGGCAATGCATATCCGCCAGAGCAAGCAGCCATCCGAGCGCAAATCGAGCGAGTTCAGCAGTCGCAACCCGTACAAATTCTGACGCAGTTTGAATATATTTCCGAAGATACCGTACAAGCATATTTTCAACTTGCTGATGTTATCTTAGCTCCATATCAACGTCATATTGGTATGAGTGGCATTTTACTATTAGCTGCCGCAGCTCAAAAACCAGTTCTTAGTTCCAACTACGGTTTAATGGGAGAGATGGTGAACCGCTATCAGTTGGGATTAGGTGTAGATTCAACGATCCCAAGTGAAATTGCTCAAGGATTAACTCGATTTTTGACTGACGCTACAAGTTTAGGCGATCGCGCTAGCATGAAACAGTTTGCCGAGCAAAATACTGCCGAGGAATATGCTAAGGTAATTTTTCAGCACGTGTAA